One part of the Vitis riparia cultivar Riparia Gloire de Montpellier isolate 1030 chromosome 6, EGFV_Vit.rip_1.0, whole genome shotgun sequence genome encodes these proteins:
- the LOC117915615 gene encoding uncharacterized protein LOC117915615 encodes MDSRKSIEDQFSKLHPSLPVSTRIGIVGGGPSGLSAAYALAKLGYSNVTVLEKYQTVGGMCESAEIEGNIYDLGGQVLAANSAPVIFHWAKEIGSELEEMDSHKLTLIDSSTGKYKDIKVADDYVSVISLTLELQDKAKDSGRIGVHAVSEIASDLTPEFLEARGFKSVPKSVACGYTASGYGFVQDMPYAYIHEFTRTSMAGKIRRFKGGYMNFWKKLSEMLPIEVRCNTEVLAVRRNSAGASVDVKNSNGEVEVIEFDEIIISGSFPFKNGKTYRAPPSSSAEPETGVMDMNELEKKLFSKVQTIDYYTTVLKIKGLEHIPVGFYYFEEFMDDPATIGHPVAMQRFYNNTDVFLFWSYGNSVDIKGPTVTELAINTAKNMGGEIEEVVLQRRFKYFPHISSQDMKEGFYEKVESELQGMRNTYYVGGLMAFELTERNASYAVALVCKHFANDSPSPTFPYVKRLFPLQSDWWGGNLKRLDEFPGVKFPDIASLDGYLKHWGTHEVIQNKTLYTWINEEGVVVSQRTYRELHANASCIAHNLLLNQKPLFKPGDRVLLVYIPGLDFVDAFFGCLRAKLLPVPVLPPDPLQRGGQALLKIENVAKSCNALAILSTIRYHAAVRAGSVKSWISFTGKNGKTSARWPNLPWLHTDSWIKYSRNLLQEDIADQSEPQPDDLCFLQFTSGSTGDAKGVMITHGGLIHNVKLMRRRYKSTSKTVLVSWLPQYHDMGLIGGLFTALVSGGSAVLFSPMSFIKNPLLWLQTMSKFQATHSAGPNFAFELVVRRLESGKDTVHNYNLSSMIFLMVAAEPVRQNTLKRFVKLTSPFGLCEEVLAPGYGLAENCVFVSCAYGEGKPILVDWQERVCCGYVDTENADADIRVVDPETGEEQEEVGKEGEIWISSPSAGVGYWGREELSGKTFRNELQNHPGRRYTRTGDLGRIIDGKLFITGRIKDLIIVAGRNIYAADVEKTVESSSELLRPGCCAVIGVPEEILSQKGISLPDHSDQVGLVVIAEVRDGKHVGKDVIEQIQACVAEEHGVTVASIKLIKPKTISKTTSGKIKRFDCIRQFSDGTLSLVPEPILSKKVLHRSFTTGTCREGNTPRPELNKYPLTNPRLSKEDIVEFLKGLVSEQTGIPIKNIFASESLSSYGIDSIGVVRAAQKLSDFLGVPVGAVDMFTATCIADLANFSENLVMKSHPQYMTTPSYVPEPETDLSELVMEIAPSHKLGIWFFQLLALIYISVLLIIPAYLSVSAFISLLSTCCNLIDGTSWLDYLISLAFAPLAWLLCIFSTCICIAYLGNSFLQPNYALTPEVSIWSKDFVKWWGLYKVQEVASKVLAVHLRGTVFLKCWFEMLGARIGSSVLLDTIDITDPSLVSIGDGAVIAEGALIQSHEVKNGILSFLPIRIGQNCSIGPYALIQKGSVLAEGAEVQASQKSEGGTSVFQSYKANNVPKGSALPKDSRNAQIEAIYHFLGIYMVGFLSSLAAALFYFLYLWLSRSPPSFQHFTFLCISGAFHWFPFTIIAYTTMFSSASLSPPYFAISVAVAYLAHGLILSFLTCTVTRFLARKPDTKQSHMKTWLRHRIMIACHLRFAKLLSGTEALCIYLRLLGAKIGSHCSIRAINPVSEPELISIGAGVHMGDFSRIIPGFYSSSGFTCGQIKVQDNSVVGSQSLVLPGSVLQNDVILGALSVAPLNSVLQRGGVYIGSQTPVMIKNTLHALDQRIEEMDVKYKRIVGNLAANLAVTTMKVKSRYFHRIGVGGKGILKIYDNIKGFPDHKIFRPGKSYPVLIRHSNSLAADDDARIDARGAALRILPDEPGSDSPLLDLTLKTGNAFYARTIADFATWLVCGLAAREEHVKRIPRVRDAVWASLRRADSFAELHYYSNICRLFRFKDGQEMYVKFKLRPYDEKFSEDSGKIEPIGILPPETGAIPRDDTDTRPLLFLAEDFQQRVNSAGGVRYVFQMQFQPIPGDEATCDSALDCTKPWDENEFPHIDVGEIIVDQMLTREESEQLEFNPFLRCHEVDVIRASSSSQSASIDHGRSLIYEICQHLRNREPLPEAWRIFLEQSDFKVDLSGCPMAAALQKKDVQNVTLSRTWYQTLWVIFAQPLLQTVLPYFIMGLVVFAPLNWVFYWKNTKKLPLHWLLPFFWLSSGTLAALVCIVAKWGLVGKKKEGETALIWSRSVFMDTIWQAFRTLVGEYFMEMITGSFLFALWMRLMGSNIELNEGAYVDSMGAVLNPEMVEIERGGCVGREALLFGHIYEGEGGKVKFGKISIGEGGFVGSRAVVMPGVRVETGGSLSDLSLAMKGEIVKPR; translated from the exons ATGGACTCGAGAAAATCAATAGAAGATCAATTCTCCAAGCTACATCCATCCCTGCCTGTGAGCACAAGAATTGGGATAGTGGGAGGTGGTCCAAGTGGCTTGTCAGCTGCTTATGCACTCGCTAAGCTTGGTTACAGTAATGTAACTGTGTTGGAGAAATATCAAACTGTTGGGGGCATGTGTGAATCAGCAGAGATTGAAG GAAATATATATGATCTGGGTGGCCAAGTTCTTGCTGCAAATAGTGCCCCTGTTATCTTTCACTGGGCAAAAGAAATTGGGTCAGAACTAGAAGAAATGGACTCCCACAAACTCACCCTTATTGATAGTTCCACAGGGAAGTATAAGGACATAAAAGTTGCAGATGATTACGTATCTGTAATCTCACTGACTTTAGAACTCCAG gATAAGGCAAAGGATTCAGGTCGAATTGGGGTCCATGCTGTAAGTGAAATTGCTTCAGATTTGACTCCTGAATTTCTTGAGGCTCGTGGATTTAAATCTGTTCCCAAGTCTGTGGCTTGTGGATACACTGCTTCTGGGTATGGGTTTGTCCAAGACATGCCTTATGCTTACATTCATGAGTTCACCCGGACTTCCATGGCTGGAAAAATTCGACGTTTTAAAGGTGGATACATGAATTTCTGGAAGAAGCTCAGTGAAATGCTGCCGATAGAAGTTCGTTGCAACACTGAAGTATTGGCAGTCAGACGCAACTCTGCTGGCGCTAGTGTTGATGTGAAAAATTCTAATGGAGAAGTCGAAGTTATAGAGTTTGATGAGATCATCATCTCTGGATCCTTTCCTTTCAAGAATGGAAAAACTTACAGAGCACCCCCTTCAAGTTCAGCAG AACCTGAGACTGGGGTAATGGATATGAATGAGCTTGAAAAGAAGTTATTCAGTAAAGTACAAACAATTGATTACTATACAACCGTTTTGAAGATTAAAGGGCTGGAGCATATCCCAGTGGGATTCTATTATTTTGAGGAATTCATGGACGATCCTGCAACTATCGGACATCCAGTTGCAATGCAGAGATTCTACAACAACACTGatgttttcttgttttggtCTTATGGCAATTCTGTTGATATTAAGGGACCAACTGTTACCGAGCTCGCAATCAACACTGCTAAAAATATGGGAGGTGAAATTGAGGAGGTGGTTTTACAACGAAGATTCAAGTATTTTCCTCACATCAGCAGTCAAG ATATGAAGGAAGGATTTTATGAGAAAGTGGAATCTGAACTTCAAGGCATGAGGAACACTTACTATGTAGGTGGCCTTATGGCATTTGAGCTCACAGAGAGAAACGCATCCTATGCCGTGGCTCTAGTTTGCAAGCACTTTGCAAATGACAGTCCTTCACCAACATTTCCATATGTTAAG AGGTTGTTTCCATTGCAATCAGATTGGTGGGGTGGGAATCTCAAAAGATTAGATGAATTCCCAGGAGTGAAGTTCCCCGATATTGCTTCCCTTGATGGCTATTTGAAGCACTGGGGGACTCATGAAGTCATCCAAAATAAAACACTCTATACCTGGATTAATGAAGAAGGGGTAGTGGTGAGCCAGAGGACTTACAGAGAACTTCATGCAAATGCTTCTTGCATTGCTCATAACCTCTTGTTAAACCAGAAACCATTGTTCAAGCCTGGTGACAGGGTTCTCCTGGTCTACATTCCAGGTCTGGATTTCGTTGACGCCTTCTTTGGGTGCCTAAGGGCAAAACTCTTACCAGTTCCAGTTCTTCCTCCGGATCCACTGCAAAGAGGGGGACAGGCACttctgaaaattgaaaatgttgCCAAATCATGCAATGCATTGGCCATTCTATCGACCATTAGGTATCATGCAGCTGTCCGTGCAGGTTCTGTGAAGAGTTGGATCTCATTTACaggaaaaaatgggaaaaccTCAGCTCGCTGGCCTAATCTTCCATGGTTGCATACAGATTCTTGGATCAAGTATTCCAGAAACTTGCTTCAGGAAGATATTGCTGATCAATCTGAACCACAGCCAGATGATCTTTGTTTTCTGCAGTTCACCTCAGGGTCCACTGGTGATGCTAAAGGAGTGATGATAACTCATGGTGGGCTTATTCATAATGTGAAGTTGATGCGGAGGAGATACAAGAGCACCTCAAAGACAGTACTCGTGAGCTGGCTTCCTCAATACCATGACATGGGGCTGATTGGAGGACTTTTCACTGCACTAGTTAGTGGTGGATCTGCAGTTTTATTTTCTCCAATGTCCTTCATCAAGAACCCCCTCTTATGGCTTCAGACTATGAGCAAGTTCCAGGCCACTCACAGTGCTGGCCCCAACTTTGCTTTTGAACTTGTGGTTCGAAGATTGGAGTCAGGCAAGGATACAGTTCACAATTATAATCTCTCTTCCATGATTTTCCTCATGGTTGCTGCAGAACCAGTGAGGCAGAATACACTGAAAAGATTTGTGAAGCTTACCAGCCCCTTTGGCCTTTGTGAAGAGGTATTGGCTCCTGGTTATGGCTTGGCAGAAAATTGTGTGTTTGTAAGTTGTGCATATGGAGAAGGGAAGCCCATCTTGGTAGATTGGCAGGAAAGAGTTTGTTGTGGTTATGTGGATACAGAGAATGCTGATGCTGACATCAGAGTAGTTGATCCCGAGACTGGTGAAGAGCAAGAGGAAGTTGGAAAGGAAGGAGAGATCTGGATTAGTAGTCCAAGTGCTGGAGTTGGGTACTGGGGCAGGGAAGAACTAAGTGGGAAAACTTTCAGAAATGAGCTTCAGAATCACCCTGGTAGGAGATACACTAGAACTGGAGATTTGGGACGAATCATTGACGGGAAATTGTTCATAACTGGAAGGATCAAGGATCTTATTATTGTAGCTGGAAGAAACATTTATGCAGCAGATGTAGAAAAGACTGTTGAGAGCTCATCAGAACTTCTTCGCCCAGGGTGCTGTGCTGTAATTGGTGTTCCAGAGGAAATCTTATCACAAAAGGGGATTTCATTGCCGGATCATTCTGATCAGGTTGGCTTGGTCGTGATTGCAGAGGTCAGAGATGGTAAACATGTTGGTAAGGATGTTATTGAACAAATTCAAGCATGTGTTGCAGAAGAACATGGGGTTACTGTTGCTTCCATCAAGCTGATCAAACCCAAAACCATCAGTAAAACCACTTCAGGGAAAATAAAGAGGTTTGATTGCATCAGACAGTTCTCTGATGGAACACTGAGTTTAGTTCCGGAGCCTATATTGTCAAAAAAAGTATTGCATCGGTCTTTCACAACAGGAACATGTAGGGAGGGAAATACGCCTCGACCTGAGCTCAATAAATATCCTCTAACAAATCCTAGGTTGAGTAAAGAAGATATTGTTGAGTTCCTGAAGGGTTTGGTTTCTGAGCAGACAGGAATTCCTATAAAGAACATCTTTGCCTCTGAGAGCCTATCCTCTTATGGGATTGATTCAATTGGAGTAGTGAGAGCAGCTCAAAAACTTTCAGACTTCCTTGGAGTTCCAGTTGGGGCAGTTGATATGTTCACAGCAACCTGCATCGCAGACTTGGCAAATTTCTCAGAGAATCTTGTAATGAAGTCTCACCCTCAATACATGACCACTCCATCCTATGTTCCAGAACCTGAGACTGACTTGTCTGAGTTGGTGATGGAAATTGCACCATCTCACAAATTGGGCATTTGGTTTTTCCAACTTCTGGCTCTCATCTACATTTCTGTGTTGCTGATCATTCCTGCATATCTATCGGTTTCTGCTTTTATAAGTCTGCTCTCTACCTGCTGCAACCTTATAGATGGAACTTCTTGGTTGGattatttgatttctttggcTTTTGCTCCACTTGCATGGCTACTTTGCATATTCTCCACCTGCATATGCATTGCCTACTTGGGGAATTCATTCCTTCAACCGAACTATGCCCTGACCCCAGAAGTTTCTATCTGGTCAAAGGATTTTGTTAAGTGGTGGGGACTTTACAAGGTTCAAGAAGTTGCTTCAAAAGTTCTAGCAGTGCATTTGAGAGGAACAGTGTTCCTGAAATGCTGGTTTGAGATGCTAGGAGCCAGAATTGGATCTTCTGTTTTGCTTGATACCATTGACATCACAGACCCATCTCTGGTTTCAATTGGGGATGGAGCTGTTATTGCGGAAGGAGCACTGATCCAAAGCCATGAGGTGAAAAATGGAATCTTGAGTTTCCTACCAATCAGAATCGGACAAAATTGTTCTATTGGTCCTTATGCTCTGATCCAGAAAGGAAGTGTTTTGGCAGAAGGAGCTGAAGTACAGGCCTCACAAAAGAGTGAAGGAGGGACATCTGTATTCCAATCTTACAAGGCTAATAATGTTCCAAAG GGTTCAGCGCTTCCAAAAGATTCCAGAAATGCTCAGATTGAGGCCATTTACCACTTCTTGGGAATTTACATGGTTGGTTTCCTCAGCTCTCTTGCAGCAGCTCTCTTCTACTTCCTCTACCTTTGGCTGTCTAGAAGTCCCCCATCCTTTCAACACTTTACTTTTCTTTGCATCTCTGGAGCCTTTCACTGGTTTCCCTTCACCATTATTGCATATACTACCATGTTTTCAAGTGCCTCCTTGAGCCCACCTTACTTTGCCATCTCAGTTGCTGTTGCTTATCTAGCTCATGGCTTGATACTTAGCTTTCTCACCTGCACCGTGACACGCTTCCTTGCTAGAAAACCCGATACAAAGCAGAGCCACATGAAAACCTGGCTCAGACACCGAATTATGATTGCCTGCCATCTTAGATTTGCCAAACTCCTTTCTGGAACAGAAGCCCTCTGCATTTACTTGCGGCTTTTGGGTGCAAAAATTGGCAGTCATTGCTCCATCAGAGCCATCAACCCTGTTTCAGAAccagaattgatatcaattggTGCTGGTGTCCATATGGGTGACTTCAGCCGAATCATTCCTGGTTTCTACTCATCCAGTGGTTTTACTTGTGGGCAAATTAAGGTCCAGGATAATTCGGTAGTTGGGAGTCAAAGCTTAGTTCTCCCTGGCTCTGTCCTTCAAAACGATGTCATTCTTGGTGCACTTTCAGTTGCTCCATTGAATTCAGTTCTCCAAAGGGGTGGTGTTTATATTGGCTCTCAAACCCCAGTCATGATCAAGAACACACTGCATGCTTTGGATCAGAGAATAGAGGAGATGGATGTGAAATATAAGAGAATAGTGGGAAACCTTGCTGCAAATTTGGCTGTTACAACGATGAAGGTTAAATCAAGATATTTCCATCGAATTGGTGTAGGTGGGAAGGGAATCTTAAAGATTTATGACAATATTAAAGGGTTTCCAGATCACAAGATCTTCCGGCCAGGAAAAAGCTACCCTGTCCTAATCCGGCACAGCAATAGCTTGGCTGCTGATGATGATGCAAGGATTGATGCGCGTGGTGCAGCATTGAGAATACTGCCAGATGAGCCTGGCAGTGACTCTCCACTCCTTGACCTGACATTGAAAACGGGCAATGCATTTTATGCCCGCACAATTGCTGATTTTGCAACATGGCTTGTGTGTGGGCTTGCTGCAAGGGAGGAGCATGTGAAGCGGATTCCACGAGTGCGTGATGCTGTGTGGGCTTCCCTGAGGCGAGCAGACTCATTTGCTGAGCTGCATTACTACTCAAACATTTGCAGGCTCTTTCGGTTCAAGGATGGTCAGGAAATGTATGTGAAGTTCAAGTTAAGGCCTTATGATGAAAAGTTCAGTGAGGATTCCGGTAAGATCGAACCAATTGGGATCCTCCCACCAGAAACAGGTGCAATTCCAAGGGATGATACCGACACACGCCCATTACTCTTCCTTGCTGAAGATTTCCAGCAACGTGTGAATTCTGCTGGTGGGGTTCGCTATGTTTTCCAGATGCAATTCCAGCCAATTCCAGGTGATGAAGCCACCTGTGACAGTGCCCTTGACTGCACCAAACCGTGGGACGAGAATGAATTCCCACATATCGATGTTGGGGAAATAATTGTTGATCAGATGCTTACCAGAGAAGAATCTGAGCAGCTGGAGTTTAATCCATTTCTACGGTGCCATGAAGTGGATGTCATCCGGGCTTCATCATCTTCCCAGAGTGCTTCAATTGACCATGGCCGTTCATTGATATATGAGATTTGCCAGCATTTAAGAAACAGGGAGCCACTCCCCGAAGCCTGGAGGATCTTCCTAGAGCAATCTGATTTTAAAGTAGACCTTTCTGGCTGTCCCATGGCAGCAGCATTGCAGAAAAAAGATGTCCAAAATGTGACCCTCTCAAGGACTTGGTACCAGACCTTATGGGTTATTTTTGCTCAACCATTGCTGCAAACGGTTTTGCCTTATTTCATCATGGGGCTAGTAGTCTTTGCTCCTCTAAACTGGGTCTTTTACTGGAAGAACACCAAGAAACTCCCACTTCACTGGTTGCTTCCTTTCTTTTGGTTATCTTCAGGGACTTTGGCTGCCTTGGTTTGCATAGTGGCCAAATGGGGTTTGGtcggaaagaaaaaagaaggcgAAACCGCACTGATTTGGAGTAGAAGTGTCTTCATGGACACTATATGGCAAGCCTTTAGGACACTGGTAGGGGAGTATTTCATGGAAATGATAACTGGGTCTTTTTTGTTTGCTCTGTGGATGAGGCTCATGGGATCGAATATTGAGCTGAATGAAGGGGCTTATGTGGATAGCATGGGAGCCGTGTTGAATCCTGAGATGGTAGAGATTGAGAGAGGTGGATGTGTGGGAAGAGAAGCTCTTCTGTTTGGGCACATATATGAAGGTGAAGGTGGGAAAGTGAAGTTTGGGAAGATCAGCATTGGGGAAGGTGGTTTTGTTGGGAGTAGAGCTGTGGTCATGCCTGGGGTGAGAGTGGAGACTGGAGGCAGCCTCAGTGATCTCTCCCTCGCCATGAAGGGAGAAATTGTGAAGCCTAGGTAA
- the LOC117915617 gene encoding FT-interacting protein 3-like has product MQKPPPSVEFALKETKPQLGGGSVIGDKLTCAYDLVEQMHYLYVRVVKAKDLPPKDVTGSCDPYIEVKLGNYKGVTKHFEKKTNPVWNQVFAFSKDRLQASVLEVVVKDKDFVKDDFMGKVSFDLHEVPRRVPPDSPLAPQWYRLEDRKGEKVKGELMLAVWMGTQADEAFPDAWHSDAATVSIENITHIRSKVYLSPKLWYLRVNIIEAQDLVPSDKSRYPEVFVKGILGNQALRTRTSQIKSINPMWNEDLIFVAADPFEEPLVLTVEDRVASNKDEVLGKCVIALQNVQRRLDHKPINWKWYNLEKHVLVDGELKKETKFASRLCMRICLEGGYHVFDESTQYSSDFRPTAKPLWKPSIGILEVGILSAQGLAPMKTKDGRGTTDAYCVAKYGRKWVRTRTIIDNFNPKWNEQYIFEVFDPCTVITLGVFDNCHLHGGDKIGGTKDLIIGKVRIRLSILESERVYTHSYPLIVLQSKGVKKMGEIQLAVRFTCSTLINMLYLYSQPLLPKMHYIHPLSVIQVDSLRHQATQLLAVRLGRAEPPLRKEVVGYMLDVDSHMWSMRRSKANFFRIMGVIGGLIAVGKWFNNICNWKNPFTTILIHILFVILVLFPELILPTILLYLFFIALWNFRRRPRHPPHMDIQLSHAHAAHPDELDEEFDTFPTSKPSDLVRMRYDRLRSIAGRIQTVAGDMATQGERFQSLLNWRDPRTTTLFAGACLIGAIVLYVTPFQVLALLAGFYILRHPRFRQKLPFTPLNFFRRLPSRADSML; this is encoded by the coding sequence atgcAGAAGCCTCCACCTTCGGTCGAATTTGCTCTGAAGGAGACAAAGCCCCAACTTGGTGGGGGCAGTGTGATTGGGGACAAGCTCACATGTGCCTATGACCTAGTTGAGCAAATGCACTATCTTTATGTCCGGGTCGTTAAAGCCAAGGATTTACCCCCAAAAGATGTAACTGGCAGTTGTGATCCTTATATAGAAGTGAAACTCGGGAACTATAAGGGGGTTACCAAGCATTTTGAGAAGAAGACGAACCCTGTATGGAATCAGGTTTTTGCTTTCTCAAAAGATCGGCTTCAAGCTTCAGTTCTTGAAGTTGTGGTGAAAGATAaggattttgtgaaagatgaTTTCATGGGTAAGGTTAGTTTCGATCTCCATGAAGTCCCAAGACGTGTGCCACCGGATAGCCCATTGGCTCCACAGTGGTATAGGCTGGAGGATAGGAAGGGGGAGAAGGTTAAGGGAGAGCTCATGTTGGCTGTCTGGATGGGAACTCAAGCAGATGAGGCTTTTCCAGATGCCTGGCATTCAGATGCAGCTACAGTCAGCATTGAAAACATTACCCACATTCGATCCAAGGTAtacctttcccccaagctttggTATCTTCGGGTCAATATCATCGAAGCCCAGGACTTGGTGCCTAGTGACAAAAGTAGGTACCCTGAAGTTTTTGTGAAGGGTATCCTAGGAAATCAGGCTTTGAGAACCAGAACATCTCAAATCAAGAGTATTAACCCAATGTGGAATGAAGACTTGATTTTTGTAGCTGCTGATCCATTTGAGGAGCCTTTGGTTTTGACTGTGGAAGATAGAGTGGCATCTAATAAAGATGAAGTCTTGGGTAAGTGTGTGATTGCTTTACAGAATGTACAGAGGAGGTTGGACCATAAGCCCATTAATTGGAAGTGGTACAATCTTGAAAAGCATGTTCTTGTGGATGGGGAACTGAAGAAGGAAACCAAATTTGCTAGTAGGCTTTGTATGAGGATCTGTTTGGAAGGTGGGTATCATGTCTTCGATGAATCTACACAGTATAGTAGTGATTTTAGGCCAACGGCAAAGCCATTGTGGAAGCCTAGCATTGGGATTCTGGAAGTGGGGATTCTAAGCGCTCAAGGACTGGCTCCGATGAAGACGAAAGATGGGAGGGGAACAACGGATGCTTACTGTGTTGCTAAATATGGGCGGAAATGGGTTAGGACAAGGACAATCATAGATAACTTCAACCCAAAATGGAATGAGCAGTACATTTTTGAGGTCTTTGATCCATGTACTGTTATTACCTTAGGGGTTTTCGACAATTGTCACTTACATGGGGGCGATAAAATTGGAGGGACAAAGGATCTGATAATCGGTAAGGTCAGAATCCGGCTGTCTATTCTTGAGTCTGAACGGGTTTACACACACTCATATCCTCTTATAGTGCTGCAATCTAAAGGGGTGAAGAAGATGGGTGAAATACAGTTAGCTGTGAGATTCACATGTTCAACTTTGATTAACATGTTGTATCTTTATTCACAGCCACTGCTGCCGAAAATGCACTATATTCATCCACTGTCTGTGATTCAGGTTGATAGTTTAAGGCACCAGGCGACTCAGCTTCTCGCAGTGAGACTGGGCAGGGCTGAGCCACCCCTGAGGAAGGAGGTGGTGGGGTATATGCTGGATGTCGATTCGCATATGTGGAGTATGAGGAGGAGTAAAGCTAATTTCTTCAGAATCATGGGGGTTATAGGTGGGCTGATTGCAGTTGGAAAATGGTTCAACAATATCTGCAATTGGAAGAACCCTTTTACGACCATCCTCATTCACATCCTCTTTGTGATACTGGTCCTTTTTCCTGAGCTCATACTTCCAACGATTCTGCTCTACCTCTTTTTTATTGCTCTCTGGAACTTCCGACGGAGGCCAAGGCACCCTCCTCACATGGATATCCAACTGTCTCATGCTCATGCCGCCCATCCTGATGAATTAGACGAAGAGTTTGATACATTCCCAACTTCAAAACCATCGGATCTTGTTAGGATGAGGTATGATCGGCTGAGGAGCATAGCAGGGAGGATTCAGACTGTGGCTGGCGACATGGCAACTCAAGGGGAGAGGTTTCAGTCTCTTCTGAATTGGAGAGACCCGAGAACTACAACTCTGTTTGCAGGTGCTTGTCTGATTGGTGCCATAGTGCTCTATGTTACACCATTTCAAGTTTTGGCCCTTCTTGCAGGGTTTTATATACTAAGGCACCCCAGGTTTCGCCAAAAGCTTCCTTTTACTCCACTCAACTTCTTTAGGAGATTGCCTTCAAGAGCTGACAGTATGTTATAA
- the LOC117915621 gene encoding dTDP-3,4-didehydro-2,6-dideoxy-alpha-D-glucose 3-reductase, producing the protein MEDPPQIAVLGGGIFVRTQYIPRLAEISHLFVLKAIWSRSQESANITVELARKNFPDVECKWGEDGLDEIINDSSITGVAVVLAGQFQVEMSLRLLKAGKHVLQEKPAAASISEAETALSHYNSICASIPGQPIWAVAENYRFEPAFVECKKLMEEIGDMMSIQVIVEGSMNSSNPYFSSSWRRNFTGGFILDMGVHFIAGLRMLVGCEIASVSAITSHVDTMLPPPDNISSVFQLENGCSGVFVMVVSTRAPKIFWRVVGLKGTLQLERGNKEGSHGYQFSFHGADGQCKSSFYPFSGVTEELKTFIHDISQATLKKGSRYEAETRLSFVEGARDVAVLDAMLESGMRQGALVQVKKF; encoded by the exons ATGGAGGACCCACCTCAGATCGCCGTTCTTGGTGGTGGTATCTTTGTAAGGACTCAGTACATTCCCAGATTGGCTGAGATCTCTCATCTCTTTGTTCTCAAAGCTATTTGGAGCCGTTCCCAG GAATCTGCCAATATCACTGTTGAGCTTGCCCGGAAAAATTTTCCTGATGTAGAATGTAAGTGGGGTGAAGATGGTCTTGATGAGATTATTAATGATTCTTCTATAACTGGGGTTGCAGTGGTTCTTGCCGGACAGTTTCAG GTGGAGATGTCACTTAGACTGCTAAAGGCAGGGAAGCATGTTCTTCAAG AGAAACCGGCAGCAGCTT CTATTAGTGAGGCAGAAACTGCACTCTCACACTACAATTCAATTTGTGCCAGCATCCCTGGCCAACCTATTTGGGCTGTTGCAGAGAATTACCGGTTTGAACCTGCTTTTGTTGAG TGCAAGAAACTAATGGAAGAGATTGGAGATATGATGAGCATCCAAGTTATTGTTGAGGGATCAATGAACAGTTCAAACCCTTATTTCTCAAGTTCTTGGAGACGCAATTTTACA GGTGGTTTCATTCTGGATATGGGGGTACATTTCATTGCAGGATTGAGGATG CTTGTTGGATGTGAAATTGCCTCAGTTTCGGCTATCACTTCTCATGTAGATACGATGCTGCCTCCACCGGATAACATATCCTCTGTCTT TCAACTGGAGAATGGATGTTCTGGTGTCTTTGTAATGGTAGTTTCCACGAGGGCTCCTAAG ATATTCTGGCGTGTTGTTGGCTTAAAAGGAACACTGCAACTTGAGCGAGGGAACAAAGAGGGAAGTCATGGTTACCAG TTTTCATTTCATGGTGCTGATGGGCAATGCAAAAGCTCCTTCTACCCGTTCAGTGGGGTGACTGAggaattaaaaacttttatacaTGACATTTCACAGGCCACCCTTAAG AAGGGAAGTAGATATGAAGCCGAAACCCGCCTCTCCTTTGTTGAAGGTGCCCGAGATGTTGCTGTTCTAGATGCAATGCTTGAATCTGGGATGAGGCAGGGAGCCCTTGTTCAGGTGAAAAAGTTTTAG